One Xenopus tropicalis strain Nigerian chromosome 8, UCB_Xtro_10.0, whole genome shotgun sequence genomic window carries:
- the LOC100496031 gene encoding uncharacterized protein LOC100496031 isoform X2: MLFPQLSTTVSLFLFVPSAWALIHQIAAVSSNLSLCGLTCERDGIYTLDKVPNVGILEYACRDKYKNFNKAYKGRARLDESSGCCIIRDAQKSDNGDYFLEFHEYGKRKQLVQTTAYVIMYPVCVTNISARHNGENVSVSVSYSGEEATVVWAWNGEALPERHQLSDSNKTLTVPSTDTGTFTALVSNPVSHSSAHYNLTLPGKEAELQSQAGTIIGIITGFLLLILK, encoded by the exons ATGCTGTTCCCCCAGCTCAGTACAACAG TTTCCCTGTTTCTCTTTGTTCCCTCTGCCTGGGCACTGATACATCAGATAGCAGCAGTTTCTTCAAACCTCAGTCTTTGTGGACTTACGTGTGAGAGAGATGGCATTTACACACTGGACAAAGTACCCAATGTTGGAATCCTGGAATATGCTTGTCGGGACAAATATAAGAATTTCAATAAAGCTTACAAGGGCAGAGCTCGCCTGGATGAATCCTCTGGCTGCTGCATTATTAGAGATGCCCAAAAATCTGACAACGGCGACTACTTTTTGGAATTCCATGAATATGGAAAAAGAAAACAGCTGGTCCAGACTACTGCATATGTGATTATGT ACCCAGTGTGTGTGACCAACATAAGCGCCAGGCACAATGGAgaaaatgtgagtgtgagtgtttcCTACAGTGGGGAAGAGGCGACAGTTGTGTGGGCATGGAACGGGGAAGCCCTGCCTGAGAGACACCAGCTGAGTGACAGTAACAAGACTCTCACTGTACCCAGTACTGACACCGGCACATTCACCGCCCTTGTCTCCAACCCCGTCAGTCACAGCAGCGCTCACTATAACCTCACACTCCCGGGTAAAG aAGCGGAATTGCAATCTCAAGCTGGGACGATCATCGGAATTATTACTGGATTTCTGCTGCtgattttaaagtga
- the LOC100496031 gene encoding uncharacterized protein LOC100496031 isoform X1 has protein sequence MAGSGEWRTLVKTKSPREVSESGDSRERHQQQLSTTVSLFLFVPSAWALIHQIAAVSSNLSLCGLTCERDGIYTLDKVPNVGILEYACRDKYKNFNKAYKGRARLDESSGCCIIRDAQKSDNGDYFLEFHEYGKRKQLVQTTAYVIMYPVCVTNISARHNGENVSVSVSYSGEEATVVWAWNGEALPERHQLSDSNKTLTVPSTDTGTFTALVSNPVSHSSAHYNLTLPGKEAELQSQAGTIIGIITGFLLLILK, from the exons ATGGCAGGCTCTGGCGAATGGAGGACTCTAGTAAAGACTAAAAGCCCCAGGGAAGTCAGTGAGAGCGGAGATAGCAGGGAGCGACATCAGCAGCAG CTCAGTACAACAG TTTCCCTGTTTCTCTTTGTTCCCTCTGCCTGGGCACTGATACATCAGATAGCAGCAGTTTCTTCAAACCTCAGTCTTTGTGGACTTACGTGTGAGAGAGATGGCATTTACACACTGGACAAAGTACCCAATGTTGGAATCCTGGAATATGCTTGTCGGGACAAATATAAGAATTTCAATAAAGCTTACAAGGGCAGAGCTCGCCTGGATGAATCCTCTGGCTGCTGCATTATTAGAGATGCCCAAAAATCTGACAACGGCGACTACTTTTTGGAATTCCATGAATATGGAAAAAGAAAACAGCTGGTCCAGACTACTGCATATGTGATTATGT ACCCAGTGTGTGTGACCAACATAAGCGCCAGGCACAATGGAgaaaatgtgagtgtgagtgtttcCTACAGTGGGGAAGAGGCGACAGTTGTGTGGGCATGGAACGGGGAAGCCCTGCCTGAGAGACACCAGCTGAGTGACAGTAACAAGACTCTCACTGTACCCAGTACTGACACCGGCACATTCACCGCCCTTGTCTCCAACCCCGTCAGTCACAGCAGCGCTCACTATAACCTCACACTCCCGGGTAAAG aAGCGGAATTGCAATCTCAAGCTGGGACGATCATCGGAATTATTACTGGATTTCTGCTGCtgattttaaagtga